One window of the Shewanella cyperi genome contains the following:
- the trmB gene encoding tRNA (guanosine(46)-N7)-methyltransferase TrmB, translating to MSEVTTAEFNEEGKYLRKIRSFVLREGRLTKGQAQAIESHWPAMGLDYSPVALDLTQVFGREADTVLEIGFGMGASLVQMAAAAPELNFIGVEVHKPGIGACLGDAGAAGVTNLRVYHHDAVEVLEHAIADGSLARVQLFFPDPWHKKRHHKRRIVQPEFVDLIRRKLKVGGVFHMATDWENYAEHMLEVMGAAPGYRNQSAEGNYVPRPDYRPLTKFEARGHRLGHGVWDLMFEKQD from the coding sequence ATGAGTGAAGTGACCACTGCCGAGTTTAATGAAGAAGGCAAGTATCTGCGCAAGATCCGCAGTTTCGTGCTGCGTGAAGGGCGTTTGACCAAGGGCCAAGCCCAGGCGATAGAAAGCCATTGGCCGGCCATGGGCCTTGATTACAGCCCTGTGGCCCTGGACTTGACCCAGGTATTTGGCCGTGAGGCAGATACAGTGCTGGAAATCGGCTTCGGTATGGGCGCCTCTCTGGTGCAGATGGCCGCCGCCGCCCCCGAACTCAACTTTATCGGTGTGGAAGTGCACAAACCCGGTATCGGTGCCTGTCTGGGGGATGCTGGTGCCGCTGGCGTGACCAACCTGCGGGTGTATCACCACGATGCGGTGGAAGTGCTGGAGCACGCCATTGCCGATGGCAGCCTGGCCCGGGTGCAGTTGTTCTTCCCCGACCCATGGCACAAGAAGCGCCACCACAAGCGCCGTATAGTGCAACCCGAATTTGTCGACCTTATTCGTCGTAAGCTCAAGGTGGGCGGTGTGTTCCATATGGCCACCGACTGGGAAAATTATGCCGAGCACATGCTGGAAGTCATGGGCGCCGCCCCCGGTTACCGCAATCAGTCGGCCGAAGGCAATTATGTACCGCGCCCCGATTATCGTCCCCTGACCAAGTTTGAGGCCCGCGGTCATCGCCTGGGTCACGGCGTCTGGGATCTGATGTTCGAAAAGCAGGATTGA
- a CDS encoding 50S ribosome-binding protein YggL produces the protein MAKNRSRRLRKKLRVDEFQELGFDISWEFDAKVAEADIDTIVDKFIDDVIEARKLGFHGGGHREWEGIIATQTLGKCTEEDRAAVKAFWANQSVANVEVSDLYDIWWG, from the coding sequence ATGGCCAAGAATCGCAGCCGCCGCTTGCGCAAGAAACTGCGTGTGGATGAGTTCCAGGAACTGGGCTTTGACATCAGCTGGGAGTTTGATGCCAAGGTTGCCGAAGCCGATATCGACACCATAGTGGACAAGTTCATCGACGACGTTATCGAGGCGCGTAAGTTGGGCTTCCACGGTGGCGGTCACCGCGAGTGGGAAGGCATTATTGCTACTCAAACCCTGGGTAAGTGCACCGAGGAAGACAGAGCTGCGGTCAAGGCGTTCTGGGCAAACCAGAGCGTTGCCAATGTCGAAGTAAGCGATCTGTACGACATTTGGTGGGGCTAA
- the glsB gene encoding glutaminase B, with protein sequence MTEQLSLEPGLLDEIVQQTRPLLGKGKVADYIPALADVDPNKLGIAVTSIDGTTVGAGDYLEPFSVQSISKVFSLTNALMLYEEQEIWSRVGKEPSGHSFNSLVQVELERGIPRNPFINAGALVIADMLQSRLGAPKQRMLEVVRMMSGNNGICYDKQVADSEYQHSARNAAIAYLMKSFGNFHNDVDAVLRNYFHYCALKMSCADLSRAMLYLANRGQTLSGQQLVSATQTRQLNALLATSGLYDGAGEFAYRVGMPGKSGVGGGIIAVIPGLLSVCVWSPELDGHGNSLAGTALLERLCQALGRSIF encoded by the coding sequence GTGACCGAGCAGTTGTCGCTTGAACCAGGCTTGCTCGACGAGATAGTCCAACAAACCCGGCCGCTGCTCGGCAAGGGCAAGGTGGCGGATTATATTCCGGCCCTTGCCGACGTCGATCCCAACAAGCTTGGGATCGCCGTCACCTCCATCGACGGCACTACAGTCGGTGCCGGAGATTACCTGGAACCCTTCTCGGTTCAGAGTATTTCCAAAGTATTCAGTCTCACCAATGCCCTGATGCTCTATGAAGAGCAGGAGATCTGGAGCAGGGTGGGCAAAGAGCCCTCGGGCCATTCCTTCAATTCCCTGGTACAGGTGGAACTGGAGCGCGGTATTCCCCGCAACCCCTTTATCAATGCCGGTGCCCTGGTGATAGCCGACATGCTGCAAAGCCGCCTGGGGGCGCCCAAGCAGCGGATGTTGGAAGTGGTGCGCATGATGAGTGGCAACAACGGCATCTGCTATGACAAGCAGGTTGCCGATTCTGAATATCAGCACAGTGCCCGCAACGCCGCCATCGCCTATCTGATGAAATCCTTCGGCAATTTCCACAATGATGTGGATGCAGTGCTGCGCAATTATTTCCATTACTGCGCCCTTAAAATGAGCTGTGCCGACTTGTCCCGGGCCATGCTGTACCTGGCCAACCGGGGCCAAACCCTCAGCGGTCAGCAACTGGTCAGCGCCACCCAAACCCGCCAGCTCAACGCCCTGCTGGCCACCTCGGGGCTTTACGATGGCGCCGGCGAATTTGCCTACCGGGTTGGCATGCCGGGTAAGAGTGGCGTCGGTGGCGGCATTATCGCCGTGATCCCCGGTCTCCTGTCCGTCTGTGTCTGGTCCCCTGAGCTGGATGGCCATGGCAATTCCCTGGCCGGTACCGCCCTGCTCGAGCGCCTGTGTCAGGCATTGGGGCGCTCCATCTTCTGA
- a CDS encoding YggN family protein: MKLPSMLTGIALATMICSTAPVMAHEDHQECNVSLNYDLTMEPKKMVFSSKGKEQYRIEPGRLFVDGEEVSLNSKQKALLEQYSDGLAKQVPEFVTLVTEAVSLASQAVSMALTPLLGDDTGAKVDELVANLQKRMDKVMYRNGDSYYVGATEDSMDEVFNEEFEQEIEQMVQNSVGTLMINLGSQILSADGGSFEEKMENFGKKMESIGDDIEKQMEAQAEVIEARADKMCENFEELLVLENRVREEIPELRDYPLAQREQVELRE, translated from the coding sequence ATGAAATTACCTTCAATGCTCACAGGGATAGCCCTCGCCACCATGATCTGTAGCACTGCACCTGTTATGGCCCATGAAGATCACCAGGAATGCAATGTCAGCCTGAATTACGATCTGACCATGGAGCCGAAAAAGATGGTGTTCAGCAGCAAGGGTAAGGAACAGTACCGCATCGAGCCGGGCAGGCTGTTTGTCGATGGTGAAGAAGTCAGCCTCAACAGCAAGCAAAAAGCGCTGCTTGAGCAGTATTCCGATGGTTTGGCCAAGCAAGTTCCCGAGTTCGTAACCTTGGTGACCGAGGCCGTGTCTTTGGCCAGTCAAGCGGTGAGCATGGCGCTGACTCCGCTGCTGGGTGATGACACAGGTGCCAAGGTGGACGAGCTGGTGGCCAATCTGCAAAAGCGTATGGACAAGGTCATGTACCGTAACGGTGACAGCTACTATGTGGGCGCCACCGAAGACTCCATGGATGAAGTATTCAACGAAGAGTTTGAGCAGGAAATCGAGCAGATGGTACAGAACTCTGTGGGTACCCTGATGATCAACCTGGGTAGCCAGATCCTCTCTGCTGACGGCGGCAGCTTCGAAGAGAAGATGGAGAATTTCGGTAAGAAGATGGAATCCATTGGCGACGATATTGAAAAGCAAATGGAAGCCCAGGCCGAGGTGATTGAGGCCCGAGCCGACAAGATGTGTGAAAACTTTGAAGAGTTGCTGGTGTTGGAAAACCGCGTCCGGGAAGAAATTCCTGAACTCAGGGATTACCCCCTGGCACAGCGTGAGCAAGTCGAGTTGCGTGAATAA
- a CDS encoding LysR family transcriptional regulator — protein MLELLEPIAIFTHVARAGSFSAAARRLGISKSKVSTQVADLEHKLGVQLIQRTTRSLSLTEAGHLLYVQGEELLRDADQAVASVHNLNDATRGVLKVGISQSFGTMHIIPALPEFMARHPELELQVSLLDHKVDVVSEGLDLLLTMSEQLPLGMVARPLMKCQFMLLASPDYIARHGEPSKPEQLVDHNCLVYHGEWHEHSVWQFKRGDDYCEIGVSGNFRVDNAPALKSAAVSGLGVVYLASYLVEGEIEKGTLVPLLRDWQLTHHLPLQAVYPRRKHLAPKVSAFIDFIKNHIGTPPYWDKPYAELYAERR, from the coding sequence ATGTTAGAACTGTTAGAACCTATCGCCATTTTTACCCACGTAGCCCGTGCCGGTAGCTTCAGTGCTGCTGCCCGGCGTTTGGGGATTTCCAAGTCCAAGGTCAGTACCCAGGTAGCGGATCTGGAGCATAAGCTCGGGGTGCAGCTTATTCAGCGCACCACCCGCAGTCTCAGTCTCACGGAAGCAGGTCATTTGCTGTACGTGCAGGGGGAGGAATTGCTGCGCGACGCCGATCAGGCGGTGGCCAGTGTCCATAACCTCAATGATGCCACCCGCGGCGTGCTCAAGGTGGGGATTTCCCAATCCTTCGGCACCATGCACATCATTCCCGCATTACCTGAGTTTATGGCTCGTCATCCCGAGCTGGAACTGCAGGTGAGCCTGCTCGATCATAAGGTTGACGTGGTCAGCGAAGGCCTGGATTTGTTGCTCACCATGTCCGAACAATTGCCCCTGGGCATGGTGGCCCGCCCCCTGATGAAGTGCCAGTTCATGTTGCTGGCATCACCCGACTATATTGCCCGCCACGGCGAGCCGTCCAAGCCGGAGCAGCTGGTGGATCACAACTGCCTGGTGTACCACGGTGAGTGGCATGAGCACAGCGTTTGGCAGTTCAAGCGTGGCGATGATTATTGCGAGATAGGGGTTTCCGGTAACTTCCGGGTCGACAATGCGCCGGCGCTCAAGTCGGCGGCCGTCAGCGGCCTGGGCGTGGTCTATCTGGCCAGCTATCTGGTGGAAGGCGAAATAGAAAAGGGCACCCTGGTACCTTTGCTGCGGGATTGGCAATTGACCCATCACCTGCCGCTGCAGGCCGTATATCCAAGGCGCAAGCATCTGGCCCCCAAGGTCAGTGCCTTTATTGATTTCATTAAGAATCATATAGGTACGCCACCCTATTGGGACAAGCCCTACGCTGAGCTTTATGCCGAGCGACGTTGA
- a CDS encoding DUF885 domain-containing protein, whose translation MSNKFPKTLVALGLCAALGSITIAEARPLLSANESIASETRVLTESAKANELFETLFMEDVMASPLAQTELGIKTADYGKWDEISEAADARDLARAKKQLQQLKQVNEAYLDAQTALSLSLYKQQLEDNIADYKWHLYNYPVNQMYGVHSTTPSTLINQHQIGDESDARAYISRLKGIYPRFEQVQAALELRAEKGIIAPKFVFNYVISDSRNIITGAPFTEGEDSALWADFKRKIEALQLDEKLKSELLAEARTALLEQVKPAYEQLIDYVAKLQQRADDRDGVWKFPQGDAFYRDALKRTTTTDMSADEIHRLGLAEVERIHGEMRAIMTKVGFKGSLKDFFIFMRNDEQFYYPDNAEGKAAYLSEAKSLIDTMRSRLDEVFSIKPKAGITVKAVEAFREKSAGKAFYNQPSADGSRPGIFYANLYSMKAMPKYQMEALAYHEGIPGHHMQIAIAQELENVPKFRRFGRYTAYVEGWGLYTEYFPKEMGLYKDPYSDFGRLAMELWRACRLVVDTGIHAKQWTREQGIAYYTENTPNAESDAVKMVERHIVMPSQATAYKVGMNKILALRAKAQKAMGDKFNIREFHTLLLKNGPLPLDVLESQIDDWIKSVSIS comes from the coding sequence ATGTCCAATAAATTCCCCAAGACCCTGGTTGCCCTCGGCCTGTGCGCCGCCCTGGGAAGTATCACAATAGCAGAGGCCAGGCCTCTGCTGTCCGCCAATGAAAGCATTGCCTCTGAAACCCGGGTGCTGACAGAGTCGGCCAAGGCCAATGAGCTGTTTGAAACCCTGTTCATGGAAGATGTGATGGCCAGTCCCCTGGCTCAAACCGAGCTTGGGATCAAGACCGCAGACTATGGCAAGTGGGACGAGATTAGTGAAGCGGCCGATGCCAGGGATCTGGCCCGGGCCAAAAAACAACTGCAACAACTCAAGCAAGTCAACGAAGCTTATCTGGATGCCCAGACAGCCCTGAGTCTGTCACTGTACAAGCAGCAGTTGGAAGACAACATAGCTGACTACAAGTGGCATCTGTACAACTATCCCGTCAACCAGATGTACGGCGTGCACTCCACGACACCCTCTACCCTGATAAACCAACATCAGATAGGCGATGAGTCCGATGCCCGCGCCTATATCAGCCGTCTCAAGGGAATTTATCCGCGTTTTGAACAGGTTCAGGCCGCGCTGGAGCTGCGGGCGGAGAAAGGCATAATTGCCCCCAAATTCGTGTTCAATTACGTGATATCTGACAGCCGCAACATCATCACAGGCGCCCCCTTCACCGAGGGTGAAGACAGTGCCCTGTGGGCCGACTTCAAACGCAAAATTGAAGCACTGCAACTGGATGAAAAGCTCAAGTCCGAGTTACTGGCCGAGGCCAGAACGGCCCTGCTGGAGCAGGTCAAACCCGCCTACGAACAGCTGATTGATTATGTGGCGAAACTGCAACAGCGCGCCGATGACAGGGACGGTGTATGGAAATTCCCTCAAGGGGATGCTTTCTACAGGGATGCCCTTAAACGCACCACCACCACAGACATGAGCGCGGACGAGATCCACCGGCTGGGTCTGGCCGAAGTGGAGCGGATTCACGGTGAAATGCGCGCCATCATGACCAAGGTCGGCTTCAAGGGCAGCCTGAAGGACTTCTTCATCTTTATGCGCAACGATGAGCAGTTCTACTATCCGGACAATGCCGAAGGCAAGGCGGCCTATCTGAGCGAAGCCAAGTCCCTTATCGACACCATGCGTTCCCGCCTGGATGAGGTATTCAGCATCAAGCCCAAGGCCGGCATTACCGTAAAGGCGGTGGAGGCCTTCAGGGAAAAATCCGCCGGCAAGGCTTTCTATAACCAACCCTCAGCCGATGGCAGTCGCCCCGGGATCTTCTACGCCAACCTGTACAGCATGAAGGCCATGCCCAAGTACCAGATGGAGGCCCTGGCCTACCACGAAGGCATTCCCGGCCACCATATGCAGATTGCCATAGCCCAGGAACTGGAGAATGTGCCCAAGTTCCGCCGTTTTGGTCGTTACACCGCCTATGTGGAGGGCTGGGGTCTGTATACCGAATACTTCCCCAAGGAAATGGGACTGTACAAGGATCCTTACTCCGACTTCGGGCGCCTGGCCATGGAACTGTGGCGCGCCTGCCGTCTGGTGGTGGACACAGGCATACACGCCAAGCAATGGACCCGGGAACAGGGTATTGCCTACTACACGGAAAATACACCCAACGCCGAGTCTGATGCGGTTAAAATGGTGGAGCGCCATATAGTCATGCCGTCCCAAGCCACGGCCTACAAGGTGGGGATGAACAAGATCCTCGCCCTGCGCGCCAAGGCCCAAAAAGCCATGGGTGATAAGTTTAATATCCGCGAATTCCACACCCTGCTGCTGAAGAATGGCCCCTTGCCACTGGATGTGCTGGAAAGTCAGATAGACGATTGGATTAAGTCGGTCAGCATCAGCTGA
- the hemW gene encoding radical SAM family heme chaperone HemW, which translates to MLSLPPLSLYIHIPWCVQKCPYCDFNSHGQQGELPQQAYVDALLKDLDADLGFVQHRPLSSIFIGGGTPSLFDAANIGRLLQGVRERIPFGDDIEITMEANPGTLEHDDFKAYRAAGVTRLSVGVQSFSRDKLNLLGRIHGKDEAVRAAELAQAAGYQSFNLDLMHGLPNQSFDEAMADIETAAGLNPPHLSWYQLTIEPNTLFHSRPPQLPDDESLWRIYEAGQQRLAQLGYEQYEISAYAKPGFQCRHNLNYWQFGDYLGIGCGAHGKLTLPEENRIVRTVKIKHPKGYLAADDYLFELTEVAEEDRPLEYLMNRLRLMAPMAKEEFEQRTGLSRQVLTEGMIKAAERGLITESDSHWTLTSKGQMFVNDLLSQFV; encoded by the coding sequence ATGCTGTCACTGCCTCCCCTGAGCCTGTACATACATATTCCCTGGTGTGTGCAGAAATGCCCCTATTGCGACTTCAACTCCCACGGCCAGCAGGGCGAACTGCCCCAGCAGGCCTATGTGGATGCCCTGCTGAAGGATCTGGATGCCGATCTTGGCTTTGTGCAGCACAGGCCGCTTTCCAGCATATTTATCGGCGGCGGCACCCCGTCGCTGTTTGATGCCGCCAATATTGGCCGTCTGCTGCAGGGCGTCCGCGAACGGATCCCCTTTGGCGATGACATAGAGATCACCATGGAGGCCAACCCGGGTACCCTGGAGCATGATGACTTCAAGGCCTACCGTGCCGCCGGTGTGACCCGGCTGTCGGTTGGGGTGCAGAGTTTCTCCAGGGACAAGCTCAACCTGCTGGGGCGGATCCACGGCAAGGATGAGGCGGTACGCGCCGCTGAGCTGGCCCAGGCCGCCGGCTATCAGAGCTTTAACCTTGATCTGATGCATGGCCTGCCCAACCAGTCCTTCGACGAGGCCATGGCCGATATCGAAACCGCCGCCGGTCTCAATCCACCACACCTGTCCTGGTACCAGCTGACGATTGAGCCCAATACCCTGTTTCACTCCAGACCGCCACAATTGCCGGATGATGAGTCGCTGTGGCGCATCTATGAGGCGGGGCAGCAGCGTCTGGCGCAGCTCGGCTATGAGCAATATGAAATTTCGGCCTATGCCAAACCCGGCTTCCAGTGCCGCCACAACCTTAACTACTGGCAGTTCGGTGATTATCTCGGCATAGGTTGTGGCGCCCATGGCAAGCTGACTTTGCCGGAGGAAAACCGCATAGTACGAACGGTCAAAATTAAGCACCCCAAGGGCTATCTGGCCGCCGACGACTATCTGTTTGAACTCACCGAGGTGGCGGAGGAAGACAGGCCCCTGGAATACCTGATGAACCGGTTGCGGCTGATGGCCCCCATGGCCAAGGAAGAATTCGAGCAGCGCACCGGCCTATCACGGCAGGTGCTGACCGAAGGCATGATCAAGGCCGCCGAGCGGGGACTCATCACCGAGAGTGACAGCCACTGGACTCTCACCAGCAAGGGACAGATGTTCGTCAACGACCTGCTGTCCCAGTTCGTTTGA
- the rdgB gene encoding RdgB/HAM1 family non-canonical purine NTP pyrophosphatase, with protein MKQIVLASGNKGKLREFNEMLADFQISVLAQSEFDVPEVAETGTTFVENAIIKARHAAAITGLAAIADDSGLEVDCLDGAPGIYSARYAGANASDTDNWQKLLTAMDGKAQRSARFQCVLVYMRHAKDPTPIICQASWEGRIAEAATGSQGHGYDPIFIPEGLHQSAAELSGEQKNALSHRGKAMVLLLDALRAKGVIA; from the coding sequence ATGAAACAGATAGTGCTTGCCAGCGGCAATAAAGGAAAACTCAGGGAGTTCAACGAGATGCTCGCGGACTTCCAGATTTCTGTGTTAGCCCAGAGCGAATTTGACGTCCCGGAAGTCGCCGAGACAGGCACCACCTTTGTCGAAAATGCCATCATCAAGGCCCGTCACGCCGCCGCCATCACAGGCCTTGCCGCCATCGCCGATGATTCGGGACTGGAAGTGGACTGCCTCGACGGTGCCCCCGGCATTTATTCCGCCCGCTACGCCGGTGCAAATGCCAGTGATACAGATAACTGGCAAAAACTTCTGACAGCAATGGATGGCAAAGCGCAGCGCAGCGCCCGCTTCCAGTGCGTGCTGGTATATATGCGCCACGCCAAGGATCCGACCCCCATCATCTGCCAGGCATCCTGGGAAGGCCGGATTGCCGAGGCCGCCACGGGTAGCCAGGGCCATGGCTACGATCCGATCTTCATCCCGGAAGGCCTGCACCAAAGTGCTGCCGAGCTGTCCGGCGAGCAAAAAAATGCCCTCAGCCATCGCGGTAAAGCCATGGTATTGCTGCTCGATGCCCTCAGGGCCAAAGGGGTCATAGCCTAA
- a CDS encoding DUF4426 domain-containing protein, protein MLRQLLAVLALTASLCGVASAEQKEQVGQYDIHYMALGSTFLTPTIAKSYGIERSSYTGIINIAVLDTSVAGNPAVEVEISGVANNLLDARVDLKFKEIREGDAIYYIAEVPYRDDEEINFQIAIKHGNQLNTTLKFKQKFYVE, encoded by the coding sequence ATGTTACGTCAGCTACTCGCCGTACTCGCCCTGACCGCCAGTCTCTGTGGTGTTGCCAGTGCCGAACAAAAGGAACAGGTCGGCCAATATGATATTCATTATATGGCCTTGGGAAGCACCTTCCTCACCCCAACTATCGCCAAGAGCTATGGCATAGAGCGCAGCAGTTACACCGGCATTATCAATATTGCGGTGCTCGACACCTCGGTCGCCGGTAACCCTGCGGTGGAAGTAGAGATAAGCGGCGTGGCCAATAACCTGCTCGATGCCCGTGTCGACCTTAAATTCAAGGAAATACGCGAAGGCGATGCCATCTACTATATCGCCGAGGTGCCCTACCGCGATGACGAGGAAATCAATTTCCAAATCGCCATCAAACATGGCAACCAGCTCAATACCACGCTCAAGTTCAAGCAAAAATTCTACGTTGAATGA
- the yggU gene encoding DUF167 family protein YggU: MAAVERQGDTLLLNLYIQPKASRDQIVGLHGDELKVAITAPPVDGKANAHLGRWLAKLFKVPKTNVQIVKGELGRHKQVRILAPQLLPEQVSALL; this comes from the coding sequence ATGGCGGCAGTAGAGAGGCAGGGCGATACGCTGTTGCTGAATCTTTACATTCAGCCCAAGGCCAGTCGCGATCAGATAGTGGGGCTCCATGGTGATGAGCTCAAGGTGGCCATCACGGCGCCGCCGGTGGACGGCAAGGCCAATGCCCACCTGGGACGCTGGCTGGCCAAGCTGTTCAAGGTGCCCAAGACCAATGTGCAGATAGTCAAGGGTGAGCTTGGGCGCCACAAGCAGGTACGGATCCTGGCACCGCAGTTGCTGCCCGAACAGGTTTCGGCTCTGCTATAA
- a CDS encoding YggT family protein: protein MNAMMFLINTLFDLYLMVVILRIWLQLVRADFYNPFSQFVVKATHPIVGPLRRVLPSIGKLDSASVVLALALVAIKVVLLSLIAGAPINPLAIALFALVSVIKQAGVLFFWMLLIRAILSWFNQGYNPFIMVIAQLTEPVLAPVRKIIPPIGGLDFSVLVVFIGLNFINMLLAQYIPYWANA from the coding sequence ATGAACGCAATGATGTTTTTAATCAACACCCTGTTCGATCTCTACCTCATGGTGGTGATTTTGCGGATTTGGCTGCAACTGGTACGGGCCGATTTCTACAACCCCTTCAGCCAGTTCGTGGTCAAGGCCACCCATCCTATTGTGGGCCCGTTGCGCCGGGTACTGCCGTCCATTGGCAAGCTCGACAGCGCGTCCGTGGTGTTGGCACTGGCCCTGGTGGCCATCAAGGTGGTGCTGCTGAGTCTGATTGCCGGGGCGCCCATCAATCCACTGGCCATAGCCCTGTTTGCCCTGGTGAGTGTTATCAAGCAGGCCGGGGTCTTGTTCTTCTGGATGCTGCTTATCCGCGCCATTCTCAGCTGGTTCAACCAGGGGTATAACCCCTTTATCATGGTCATAGCCCAGCTGACCGAGCCTGTGTTGGCGCCGGTCAGAAAGATTATTCCGCCCATCGGCGGCCTGGACTTCTCCGTACTGGTGGTGTTTATCGGCCTTAACTTCATCAACATGTTGCTGGCCCAATACATACCTTACTGGGCCAATGCCTGA
- the proC gene encoding pyrroline-5-carboxylate reductase, with amino-acid sequence MTKAKICFIGAGNMPRAIIGGLVASGYDPHLIHATNPSAPKLDAMRADFGIHTSHDNLAAARDADVVVLSVKPQLMEAVCRELSPAIDKQLLITIAAGIPERRYHDYFGKQVKLIRTMPNTPMLLGLGMTGLYAPAKIGEADRALAGMLMQSCGDILWVEKEEDINKVIALAGSSPAYFFLFVEAMVEAGMALNMTEEAARHLAQQAAVGAAAMMKANPEQSLAQLREAVTSKGGTTAQAIATFEQGGLRPLVKQAMDNCIKRAEEMADTF; translated from the coding sequence ATGACAAAAGCGAAAATCTGTTTCATCGGTGCCGGCAATATGCCCCGCGCCATCATAGGTGGCCTGGTGGCCAGCGGTTATGATCCCCATCTTATTCATGCCACCAATCCCAGCGCCCCCAAACTCGATGCCATGCGCGCCGATTTCGGTATTCACACCTCCCATGACAATCTGGCGGCCGCCCGCGATGCCGATGTGGTGGTGCTGAGTGTCAAGCCACAACTGATGGAAGCCGTGTGCCGCGAACTGAGTCCGGCCATAGACAAACAATTGCTGATCACCATAGCCGCCGGTATTCCCGAGCGCCGTTACCATGATTATTTCGGCAAGCAGGTCAAACTTATCCGCACCATGCCCAACACCCCAATGTTGCTGGGCCTGGGCATGACGGGACTGTACGCCCCCGCCAAAATAGGCGAGGCGGACCGCGCCCTGGCCGGTATGCTGATGCAAAGCTGCGGTGATATTCTTTGGGTCGAGAAGGAAGAGGATATCAATAAGGTCATAGCCCTCGCCGGCAGTTCCCCGGCCTACTTCTTCCTGTTTGTGGAGGCCATGGTCGAGGCCGGTATGGCGCTCAATATGACCGAAGAGGCGGCCCGCCATCTGGCACAGCAGGCGGCGGTGGGCGCCGCGGCCATGATGAAGGCCAATCCAGAGCAATCACTGGCCCAGCTGCGGGAAGCCGTTACCTCCAAGGGCGGCACTACGGCCCAGGCCATAGCCACCTTCGAACAGGGCGGCCTCAGGCCTCTGGTCAAACAGGCCATGGACAATTGTATCAAGCGCGCCGAAGAGATGGCCGACACCTTCTGA
- a CDS encoding YggS family pyridoxal phosphate-dependent enzyme produces the protein MTTIADRLSIAQHRIAQAAQNAARNPSEIKLLAVSKTKPAADVITAYLAGQRCFGENYVQEGEAKVDELAPAFPDIEWHFIGPLQSNKSRIVAQKFAWLHTLDRIKLAKRLSEQRPVAMAPLNVLIQVNISQEDSKSGVKPEDVATLAAEVSALPGLCLRGLMAIPSPISETHGSDRLEQELATMKMLFDALRETYASVDTLSMGMSDDLELAITHGSTLVRIGTAIFGARSYTP, from the coding sequence ATGACAACAATAGCAGACAGACTTTCAATCGCCCAGCACAGGATTGCGCAAGCGGCGCAAAATGCTGCAAGAAACCCTTCTGAAATCAAATTGCTGGCCGTCAGCAAAACCAAACCCGCTGCGGACGTGATCACGGCCTACCTGGCGGGACAGCGCTGCTTCGGCGAAAACTACGTCCAGGAAGGCGAAGCCAAGGTCGATGAACTGGCTCCTGCGTTCCCGGATATAGAATGGCATTTCATCGGCCCGCTGCAAAGCAACAAGAGCCGTATTGTGGCCCAGAAGTTCGCCTGGCTGCACACCCTCGACAGGATCAAACTCGCCAAGCGCCTCAGCGAGCAAAGACCTGTGGCCATGGCGCCGCTGAACGTACTTATCCAGGTCAACATCAGTCAGGAAGACAGCAAATCTGGGGTCAAACCGGAAGACGTGGCAACCCTTGCCGCCGAAGTTTCTGCCCTGCCCGGCCTGTGTCTGCGCGGCCTGATGGCGATCCCAAGCCCGATTTCTGAAACCCATGGCAGTGACCGCCTGGAGCAGGAGCTGGCGACCATGAAGATGCTGTTCGATGCCCTGAGGGAAACTTATGCCTCGGTGGATACCTTATCCATGGGCATGAGCGACGATCTGGAACTGGCCATAACCCACGGCTCTACCCTGGTACGTATAGGTACGGCCATATTCGGCGCACGCAGTTATACCCCTTAA